From a region of the Rhipicephalus microplus isolate Deutch F79 chromosome X, USDA_Rmic, whole genome shotgun sequence genome:
- the LOC142777140 gene encoding uncharacterized protein LOC142777140, protein MPSLHDMVIGDSQVKFMCRSQLPLKGSVKTCTFSFAGYGAVRMAEPVSAMHFKRVDFAILYVGGNDLAYVNAKPQEICDNIEHDMTPIVYVFKGLPRCFNPEDADAAHRTRKARLLNRKLTATLKR, encoded by the exons ATGCCTTCTTTGCACGACATGGTGATTGGTGACAGCCAAGTGAAATTTATGTGCAGGAGTCAACTTCCCTTGAAGGGGTCCGTCAAGACCTGTACATTTAGTTTCGCTGGCTATGGCGCTGTGCGCATGGCCGAGCCTGTCAGTGCGATGCACTTCAAGCGTGTCGATTTTGCCATTTTATACGTTGGAGGCAACGACCTTGCCTACGTCAACGCGAAGCCTCAGGAGATATGCGACAATATTGAG CACGACATGACCCCTATCGTCTATGTCTTCAAGGGGCTCCCACGCTGCTTCAACCCCGAAGACGCCGATGCGGCGCACAGGACAAGGAAAGCGCGCTTGCTGAACCGCAAGCTGACGGCCACGCTAAAGCGCTAG
- the LOC142775216 gene encoding uncharacterized protein LOC142775216 — MLSHVHRFGQRVQEQDQQRAIGDGIDCLVKTVSDQRVPRPPLKFVVKALKERNLMVLTSDKEGGFVVLPERMYEDKALDAVCKNFKEVHFCPKKRKTMIQKMLKEMNLDALCREVVKTSNVTLQSFFTCKTHKCDYPLRLIVSEKGSWQRVVSRSAIEEFGEISFQNKHGIFVNNFLELLKFYLESTAIGHQEGTYVQKAGICIGSAVAPVLSDIFLAAFDQRLKDDLSHLDVARTFRYVDDYLIVLGKVPCERVQGVVKGVLEVFNRHSSGLKFTHEMPVDNEIQFLDLRLKFAKEHICFKYNPRTKKGLLPFDSAHSKLIKRGIVLSACAEALDKSCPHLIFESFEDQTADAFGGNVNGRHL, encoded by the exons ATGTTGTCCCACGTGCATCGATTTGGCCAACGTGTACAAGAGCAGGACCAGCAGAGGGCCATCGGGGATGGAATAGACTGCCTGGTGAAAACCGTGAGTGATCAGCGGGTTCCTAGGCCTCCTCTAAAATTTGTCGTCAAGGCACTCAAAGAAAGGAACTTGATGGTTCTAACCTCAGACAAAGAGGGAGGATTCGTGGTTCTTCCTGAACGCATGTACGAGGACAAGGCACTAGATGCAGTGTGCAAAAACTTCAAGGAGGTGCATTTCTGTCCAAAGAAACGGAAAACCATGATACAAAAAATGTTGAAAGAAATGAACCTTGATGCGCTCTGCAGAGAAGTGGTAAAAACAAGCAATGTGACGCTACAGTCATTTTTCACTTGCAAGACGCACAAGTGTGACTACCCGCTTCGCCTCATTGTGTCCGAGAAGGGCAGCTGGCAAAGGGTAGTGTCACG GAGTGCAATCGAAGAATTCGGTGAAATTAGTTTCCAAAACAAGCATGGTATCTTCGTGAATAACTTTTTGGAACTTTTAAAATTCTACCTAGAGTCCACTGCAATCGGCCACCAGGAGGGCACCTACGTCCAAAAAGCTGGAATTTGTATTGGATCTGCAGTCGCGCCTGTTCTTAGTGACATTTTCTTGGCAGCCTTCGACCAACGCCTGAAGGATGATCTGTCCCATTTGGATGTCGCTCGCACCTTCAGGTATGTGGATGACTACCTTATCGTGCTTGGGAAGGTCCCATGTGAACGGGTACAAGGTGTTGTGAAAGGTGTCCTTGAGGTTTTCAACAGACACTCCAGTGGCCTGAAGTTCACGCACGAAATGCCGGTTGATAATGAGATCCAGTTTCTGGACCTACGGCTGAAGTTTGCCAAGGAGCACATCTGCTTCAAGTACAATCCGCGAACGAAGAAAGGCTTGTTGCCTTTTGATAGTGCGCACTCGAAGTTGATTAAGAGGGGCATTGTGTTGTCAGCTTGTGCGGAAGCCCTCGACAAGTCTTGCCCTCATCTGATCTTTGAAAGCTTCGAGGATCAG ACTGCTGATGCCTTCGGAGGTAATGTCAATGGGCGGCATTTGTGA